The Melanotaenia boesemani isolate fMelBoe1 chromosome 17, fMelBoe1.pri, whole genome shotgun sequence genome segment AAAAGTTAAGTGAACTTCTGCAATCACAACCCCTAGTTTGGGAAACATTTAGGCAGTTTGTCTTCAAATATAATTATATTCTTACATCCCTTAAAGTTTGGTGAGCgtaattgtgctttttttccttcactGCATGACATTAGGTGCAATGCTGTCTTATTTCACCTTGAAATGAATTCAGTTCAACAATGTATTAAAGTGACTGGTTATTAAAACCGCTAAGAAAGGACAGCAGTTTGACATTTTGCTAGAATGATTTTTTTGACTAATAAAGTATAATATAATTTCAACTATTCAGCAGGCCaaatagagaaaaaagaaaaataaaatcctggCTTAAAAATTCCATTTGTGAAGAATTTATCACTTCATCACATATTAAGggacattttttaataatataaaataaataaaaagataatagTCTAAAGTGCAATTGATTAGTTAATTGTAAAATGATGAGCACATTTATAGGCAATTATTATAATaacatatattattatttttaagctCAACAGTAGATATGTTTTACCTGAGATTTCCTGGCTGAAGCTGACATTAAGGAAAGGTCCTGAGGTCTTTTTGAAGTCCTGAGCTGTGGCTGTGATGGAAACATTGCTGTGCACTTGAACTTTCTGGATCATCCCGTTCCAGCAGAAATCTCCAACAGAAAAGCCATCGTCCTCAGCCACGTGCAGTGAGAAAGACTGATTACACTCCTGGCCCGGCAGGATCTGTTGGAGGCTCCCTGTGGGAGACACCAGATCAACCGTGCCATCCAGAGGGATGCTGACATTCCATCTGAAGCTGTGGAGGGGAATCGGCAGACAGGAATCCAGTGTGGGCACAGTGAGGGTAGTTGGAGGGCATGTCATCACATTTTGGCACTCTGTAACCAAAAGTACAAGTTGAGATGAAAAATTTTAAGTTCTCAAGAAAAAGAGCCAGCTCACAGATTCCTTGATATCGCTACTTGCTAAGACTCAGATTAAATTCTGCAGTTCTTGTTCACACAAGAACTTCACAGTAGGAAATGTGATCTTAGAAAAACACTCTCACAGCTGGAAATGTGAAGGAGGCGGTGCGGGTGTGAACTATGGAAAGAATTGTTtttgaaacacactgaaaatagCAGGGAAGGCTTCTTGATGCCCATTACTGAATTGAGATGAACAGGTGTCTATATGCACACAATAGCAAGGAATAAGCAAAAAGTTCCAAACGGGTCAGGACAAGAGCAAAATGAAGCAGCATCTGTCATCAGCCTCCGTACTCTCTAAACTTACTCAATAGCAGTAAAGGCTCTGCCTTTGCTACATTCATGTAATTTCACATACCAACATTCCAGGGAATTTCTATGTGTAAGATTTCCACAAAAAGTCTGTAACAAATATTGCTCCTGAGCATCTCTGACTCCATGCATGTATGACAAAAGCTTTACAGCCAATACAGTTACATGTACAGTTGAGTTCAGCTACAGTTAGAGCTTGACCTAGCTCCAACTATGATCCTTGTCCCAAGACTTTCTGCTGCTTCCAACATTCTCTAAGAGCCAAGTTCACTGCACAGACAGTCTTGAAGTTACTTGAAAATGGATTTTATCAGATAATGCTCAGGTTATGAAaccaggattttatttatttatgtctttgttGGTCAGCTACCATCTGGTGACCTGCTAGCTTCTATAGCTtgtttattttgacattttcttttcttctcccaTTGGGTGCATATCTATCTTCTCCCCTCAGATAACATCACACACTAATTTTAAGCTTAATCTTGACTCCATGCTGCATTTTCGttgtaataaaacaaagtgaGGTCATACTATTACTTATCCAAGCCAGGAGTTACTAACAATACACATCTTAACAACAAATGTTCTTCTTGGCTCCTGAACAACACAACAGTTAACTTCTAACAGTATTAATCCTAAACTCTGCAGCATGTGTGGAGCTTCCAGACCAGGGATGCCCAGTCCCAGCCCTCAaaggctgctgtcctgcaggtttcagatgttGCCTGCttcgacacacctgactcagattaataAGTCATTAACAGgtttgggcagaacttgacaacaagctatTGAGAAgatgcatttaatttgaatcaggtgtgttggaactggtaaacatctaaaacctgctggacattggcccttgaggactgacACTGGACAACACTGGCCAAGGCACATGTTGCTTGACCTCCATTCATATCTGGGTGTGTCACAGtttcaatcctggtccttgggGATCACTGCCCTCCATGTTTAAGATGTGACTGAGCTAAATAGTGCATTAGCAGGCCTGCAAAGaagcagttcaattaatctgaatcaggtgtgctggagtgggaaacatctgaaacatgcagagcagtggtcctcaaggaccaggattTAGAAACGCTGTCGTAGAGctgtacaaagtgaaaacaaGACTTGTGGGTAAAGAACAACCATAAACATGACAAGTTAATTGGTGAGCTTCAAAAGAGCCGTTAGCTCTGAAGGGAGCCAAGCTAGCCATTTAAGTTAAGCTAGCTCTCTCAACTGTAGCCTTATGTTGACTACGTATGACATTAGAGTGGTAtcagtttttaagtaaaaatataaatgtctgCATGCTCAACTCAAATTTTCTACTGAaccaaaaaaaagcaaaacaaataaaaaaaacaacaacaatgcaataactgaaaatgactaaatgcattgataAAAGCCAAGGGCACATGtacattattttacttattaaacATGTGTATTAACCTTTTTAGTTATAATACAATCTTTACACAATAAAGCTACTAAATACAATCAAATGGTTTCTTTAATATACAGatacatacattacatttcTGTTAACAAGAATCTGAGAATATTTGACCTCTTCAGAAACAAGTAAATGAGCTTGTGAAGAACATTTAAGAAGTAAAAAATCTTACCAATAACTTTGCTGGCAGTCAGCCGAACATCATCATTTGGACAGTCAAGGAAGGACAAACTGGCTTTGGTGCCTGCAGCCACATGTATCTTCTCTGTAACCTTGGAGTCTATGCTCATCTCACAGAAAGGGTCAGAACCCACCTTCTCAATTTGCAGAGACACTCCTTGAAGTTTGGTTAAATCCACAGTGCACAGAACtaacagagaaacaaaagacAGTATTTTGGTGAGACTTTGCTATATTAAATCAAACTTGAACAGCTATATAGCTAATCgtcatttttatttagctcCACTTtgtaacttaaaaacattttatttctggcATTTTCCTCCACTGAAATAGTTAGAGGAATGTGGATCTTTAGAGCTGCTGTAAATGTGATTAAATTTGAGAcaaattaagattaaataaaaagaatacaacttaaaatttgatatttaaaaatatctaaattgattttattaacttagttgtttctatttaatttaaacgATCTTTTATAGAATTTGcctatttttaaaacagaatttttttcctAATCGCTCCTTTTTTCcaacaagtttaaaaatgtacagtaccagtaaaaaaaaaaaaaaaaacattcatatttaATGGGTAGGTGtgtctcattttttaaattttggtaCTGTAAATGTGACCCTCAAGAATAGCCATCTTTCTCTATTGAGTGAATTTCAAaatgataatataaaacaaggaaggaaagttttttcaacaaacacaaaaagcagcaaattaaGTGTTTGCTGTTTGGACAGCTAACGGTCCACAATAAACCAACAAAGCTGGTGTCCACGgtggtgaaaaaaaaaggaaaaggtgcTTTACAACAACAGTGAAAAGAATCCACCAAAATCACTTTATCCTTCTTATGTATTAAGATTCTGATAGTTGTCAAGCCTcatattttaagttttcatCGTCAGGTGTCCAAAAACAGTGTTGCGCTATCTGGTGCTGTTTATAATATTCAAGTTTGAGCCGTTCtcttaaagaaaactttttaaaaataggaGAAGCAGCTACTTCTTCACAGTGAACaaaaatcagcaaaaaaaaaaaaaaatcacctcatcctcctcatttatcACACGATTAACCACTCAGTCGTTGCATCTGACATTgtggtccacactccttactGAGCTCTGATGGGATTTATTTACACTCATATCGGTACTTGGTATCAACAAGTACTCAAATGTGAGAACTTgtactcatttttaaaaaatgtggtgcACCCTATTTTTAAGAAGCATCGAGAACCTTAtggaaaatttaatttaacctGAAATTGGACTAAATTTAGGGCTCCCCCTTAGAGtgtcagctgaatgtctttaggaGAGCTCCCCTTAGCTTCCCTGTAATTCGACCTGTGTTTACACATTAAGCTGGATtattaaaccataaaaacatgcatgacaAAAGGCAGCAGAATGGAAGAGTAACAGtactcatatttttttaaatattttaagcaaTTTCATCAAAAGTCtgattaaaacagaaacaaacacaaaatgcaaatacaaaaatTTCTAAAGTCCATGCAAATGCATTACATGActgttattaattaaaattactCTACCTGGATGACcacttctcattacagagactCTGTAGCTCAAACTGAGTCCTTGTAGCGTTGTGTTGGTTTCACAGTTCTTCAGCACCATATTAAAGTTGCCCTGCTGATGCTGCGGTTGAGGATCCGATAGGGTCAGTTGGGTCACCTTGtcgttttctttttcatacttCACGACCACATCGTCCTTCAGGCATTCTGGATTAGTGTGCCGAAGAAAACGCATTGTGTAGTTGTGCATGCCAGGCACCGTAAAGTTCCACCGCATTTGCTGCATGTCAGGGAAGTCTCTGGGATAGTTGGGTGTGATAAAGTTTGTCTCTGACACACCTCGTGGTAGCTTGACTTTCACTACGGCTGCAATTTTGGAGAGAAAAATAGAAACATGAAAAGTAAGACATCTATATCTTTTGGAAGCTTCTGTCTACAAGATGATGATGCCTTAAGTTTGCTTACAGCTTCAGTTTTTAAAGAGGTATATCAAAGGACAGCAATTCATTTTCATTACAAGAAACCATATTTATGAAAGACTCATAGAGCAAATGGAAATGTGGATGAAATCAAACCTATCTATAATGAGAATAAGCAACAAACTACACAACTCTATGGATAGCTGTGGGTGGCTAAAGAGTTTGGATCAGGCTGAAATAAATATACTGACTGGACAACAAAAAGCTCTTTCAAATTTTAACAGAAGCAGCTCACTGAAATAtcccaatatatatatatatatatatatatatatatatatatatatatatatatatatatatattgagaaTGTTTTACTAATACATATTGACCCAGAAGATGAAGCCTAAtgactttataaataaagtttggtttgaGCCATTGATCCTAAGACTTCTCCTACAGCAGCACCATGGGGTTCGCACAACCTGTGTTGCTGTAATGTACAAGGCTTAATTCAGGAAGTAATGACACTAAAAACACCCTTAACAAATGTTAGCATGCCAGCACCTTTAACTAATATACCATAATGCAGCCACTTGAATCTTTAAATTTCCAACCATGAAAGCagaattattatattataaaatgtatgctttccccctttaataataccaacaACTTGTAAGTatcatgcttctgtggaatgagtgTTTTACCAATAACCCCTGCAATACTGTTCTGTTGGATTCACTCTGGTTTTGAGATTGAATTACTGCCTTGTGTGGATCAGTCACAGATGTTTGACTGGCACCTAACAGATAAACAGAACTGAATTTGAGTCTGGGGCCAGGGGGGATTCAATATCACCAGAACCTAACTCCGTCTTTCAGGATGACTACAGTCTTCCCCATAAAGCCAGGATCATCAGTACCTCAAGAATTTGAGCCTAGAGAAGATGGGATGATCTGTCCAGATCTCAACCATATTAAACACGTGTGAGATCAGCTTAGACTTGCTCTACatagagtgaccaacacaaccatgcTAGTTTATCTTCAcaactcctggttgaggaaCAACGGGATGCCATCCTACAGTGAAATGTGACCATTTGGGTGAGCAACATGAGGGGCAGGTACCAAGCTGTGGTGGCTGTGTATGGATCTTCCACACGCTACTGAGGTCTCTGatagtttaaaattaattacaaGTAAAACTTGTAAAGCTGGTATGTTCCTTTACTACTGTGGGAGAGTACAATCACCCAATTCACCAAgaaactcaaaacaagagtgaataccaacaagagaatgcacttttttttaggGCAATACCTACATAAGCACAATTCTTACAGGTTATACCAGCTGGTCTTTATCTTCTGGTTTTGTATCTTGTATTTCAGGAAGTAAGACATTTGATATATTAGGGTGTATCAGCCCACTGGGAGATGGAAGAAATAATTAGTGTAATTGAATTTGAAAAACTCCTGTAATGGACTTACTGCCTGACTCAGGTCCAACACTGATTTTGAAGTCAACAGGGTCCAGCTTTTCACCCCCAGGCACCTGCAAAGACATCCGGCCCTTGAAACGCACCACTATTGTTGTCACACTGCCTCCTTTGCAAAAGGTACCAATAACCACTGGGCCACTTCGCAGATAGTTAACAAGAGAATATGTGTGGCTATCCGGACAGGTCTCTTCATTGGGAATCTGTCGCATTCCTGGCTCTGGGAAATCAAGTTGAAAAGTCCGTGGAGAGGCAACTTTTAGGTCCCAGGTGAAGGTTCGGTTGAAGTCTGGGAAAAACATGTTCTCGGCCTGAACAATATTGCCAGAGCAGATAGTCTCCTTGCAGTCTAGACACAAAACAACATCATGTGAGACAGAGGAGGGATTTTTACAAGAGGGTAGCTACACACAGTTAAGATGAACGTATGCGCTGCTACAACCAGGAAAACTTTCAATGATAATCTAAAACAGTCAGCGAGAGAATATTTGTGACGTTTGTGGCAAGAAGACTCAAATTAATCTtatacataattaaaataaattaataatgaaaataatgtcCAGAAGCAAACAaccattatttaaaataagcatCATTAAATACACATGACATATATCTGCTACATCAAATGcatgtaaatacaaaaaaaaaaaaatcctattccAAGTCATTTGACACCAATTTCACAACCAGCAGGagataaaacaattttaaaaaatatattttttagatATTCATACCTGTGTTGATCTCCACACTATAGACATTCTGAGGTTGAGGACATTTAAATTCTACTGAGGTGTTGCGAGGATCAGTCAGTTGTTGAACTTGTGGATCACATTTCTGCTCAGACccctccatcacacacacactgcagaccGGTCCTTCGACCACCCTGCTGATGATGACGATGGTGTTGGGGTCAGGGGTCACAGAGATCATTCTGCTACCTAAAGATCAAACATATCATTTAGAATCTGTAAATTTGAAGTATGCTGCATCCAtcttaataaagtttttaaaaacacattgaaaAGGTCTTTGTTTGTACTTTTAACTTGTGCTCACCTCTTGGAGCTGCTTTGACACTGAATACAGTCTGATCAACGCTGACTCCTTTGGGTACTTCAACGGTTACAGTTGTTGCTCCATGCAGTTTCAGATGAGACACTGTCCCACCTTTGCAATAGCTATTAGTTCCAATTTTACCATCGCTTTTGGCTGTACTTACTGTGTACTGCAAGGCATTCTTACAATTTTCTGAAGTAGAAATGCCTTTCAGTCCATCAGCAGGAAAGTCTAAAGTTAAAACAGTATTCTCTGGAACACTTATATCCCACGTTAGGATTCTTTTGAAACCCTCAAAGAGACTGGGATCAACTTCAGCTGTAGCAAAGCTGCAGGAGCTCTGTGTGCAttctgagaggaaaaaaaaaaaaagttatattaaaGAGTCAAGCCTTTACAACATGAATGAGAATGACTCAATCAACAATTACACATTTATCTTTCTATTAAGTCAGTACTTACTCTAAAATTACCAATACCACATTCCTTTGGTTATTAAATTAGACTATAACACATAGTCTGTTACCTATTGccttttttatcttcacacTGTAGTCATCCTGAGGTCTCAGGCAGCTGAACTCTACTGGGAGCTTTTCAGCGCTGGTCAGTGTCTTTTCTGTTGAGCTACAGTCAGGAGAGGAGCCATCACCTGTACACGCCTCACACTCTGACTCCTGCAGGTCCCGGCTCAGGACTACAGTTGTACTGGGACTGATGGTTACGACCATTTTTTGTCCCTctgaaaagggaaagaaaaaaaaaatatttattttttttattgtttttgttttcttttttaaataaattctgcaCATgattaagattaagattaatacCACATGATATCTATGCCCCCAAAATGTAGCTATTCCTTGCTCATTAGCTTAGCATAAAAGTggaaaactggaagaaacttGAGTCACACTCTGAATCTAACTTTTAGCACCTCTACAATGCTTATCttacaaataaattagaataaggttattattttaatttgtaaaaattATACCAATCTAGCTGCTTATAAGTAATTTTATATAGAAAATGTGAAGGTACATCTCACTGTGCTACAAACTAGGATGGGAGCATCTCACATTACCTCTGTAAAAACCAGTTGGCCGGTTAGATTTTTGGTCTAGCTAAAACAGTCAAATCTACTGGAGACGGTAAAAGATGGAGAATAAAAGCTATGAGTTGGACTTTGAACCTTAAAAGAAATAACTGAATAGATTTGTTGAATGCAAAATCTAATTAACGAGCCAATTTTGTGACAAAATCTGATCCCCTGCAAAATCTGGGACCCATCATTTCATTCTATGAAacactttgttgttgttgttttgttttgtttgtacatGCAGTGGATAGATGCgttttttgtttagttagtTGTTGAGTCAGAATTCAGAGTCTTTTGTTTACAAAAAAGCCTTAGAGCAAATGTGAACGCACTGTGGCATCTAAACACACTGATGCATGATGTCAACTTCACATTCTCTACAGTATTTGGTATTTTTTGTAGTACCAACCATCTTGCCTTACTCTATATGAAATTAAACATATTACCCAAAATGCTAAACCTTTACTCTAGCTATAGCAAATTAGCAAATAGTAGTATAGCCTGGATATATGTAGCATAGCCTGCTAAATATAGCATCCTAAACTGCACTATGACTGacaataaaaactttacagattaAAGTATTCATTAAATCTTACTAttgcagacacacagacactaaATGCATTAACTGGCCTCAAATGTATAACAGCTGatgtacagtaccagtcaaaagtgtGGACATACCGACCCATTTAAATCTGAATGGgtcagtgtgtccaaacttttgactgataCTGTACattcagttaaaacaaaattgAGTATGAAATCTTTAAAGAAGGTCTGAATGCAGAAAGTTGCTCTTACTCAGTGGTCCAGCAGTAGCCTTAAACAATACAGACACCGACCCTGGCTTGGGCTTAACTCGTAGAGATAAAACACCTTGGTTAGCCAGGTGTAGTTGGTTCATAGTGCCACCTCGGCAATACTGAGTGGGGTTCTTGGTTTTAGATGGAGCCACTGAATACTGAAATCCATCAGAGCAAGGTTGTGATGTCTCAATCAGTTCATCTCCATAAATAGTCAAAGTCACGGCTGTCTTCTCAGGAGCCTTCACCTCCCAGACAAAGTTTCTGGTAAACTCT includes the following:
- the cdcp1b gene encoding CUB domain-containing protein 1 isoform X2, whose product is MVFVVNLRVCATCALLELIFLAALDTSECLQTAVRPDKGSVVTVSTELPLAQCAVCTISGVNDTQTSCSSSVSLVPEVEVKLLFNCSKPIDQSYTVIITRSIECTKDACNPETEQMSSSILTEFTRNFVWEVKAPEKTAVTLTIYGDELIETSQPCSDGFQYSVAPSKTKNPTQYCRGGTMNQLHLANQGVLSLRVKPKPGSVSVLFKATAGPLKGQKMVVTISPSTTVVLSRDLQESECEACTGDGSSPDCSSTEKTLTSAEKLPVEFSCLRPQDDYSVKIKKAIECTQSSCSFATAEVDPSLFEGFKRILTWDISVPENTVLTLDFPADGLKGISTSENCKNALQYTVSTAKSDGKIGTNSYCKGGTVSHLKLHGATTVTVEVPKGVSVDQTVFSVKAAPRGSRMISVTPDPNTIVIISRVVEGPVCSVCVMEGSEQKCDPQVQQLTDPRNTSVEFKCPQPQNVYSVEINTDCKETICSGNIVQAENMFFPDFNRTFTWDLKVASPRTFQLDFPEPGMRQIPNEETCPDSHTYSLVNYLRSGPVVIGTFCKGGSVTTIVVRFKGRMSLQVPGGEKLDPVDFKISVGPESGTVVKVKLPRGVSETNFITPNYPRDFPDMQQMRWNFTVPGMHNYTMRFLRHTNPECLKDDVVVKYEKENDKVTQLTLSDPQPQHQQGNFNMVLKNCETNTTLQGLSLSYRVSVMRSGHPVLCTVDLTKLQGVSLQIEKVGSDPFCEMSIDSKVTEKIHVAAGTKASLSFLDCPNDDVRLTASKVIECQNVMTCPPTTLTVPTLDSCLPIPLHSFRWNVSIPLDGTVDLVSPTGSLQQILPGQECNQSFSLHVAEDDGFSVGDFCWNGMIQKVQVHSNVSITATAQDFKKTSGPFLNVSFSQEISETVIYRVDPSMTSPTLLATPNWPLGMKSLSTVSWIVSVPSQYQAQLVFVNISLPRCEDIHTSLTVKMLGYEEELMSRREDEEMENNLLVPHSFYLNMSNCIPEERHFGIVTKIVLQRKSNLLAIILGLVGALLLLLIVLAVVCCIRKRKKTKTNKESSIYMGKDNIFRPGDRHFTKTRSDNESHVYEYIDDTMVYGHLLSGSTCSDSMQDNYKGMPTDSYQTFMGPTDGAMPAIKEPDPEPKVDHYKTFLDPSDTFIPPRPRTPIGRQDSLGFQDRRMVDNELYTFKSTGDINMIQLSGANHESQETLSDEFL
- the cdcp1b gene encoding CUB domain-containing protein 1 isoform X1 — its product is MVFVVNLRVCATCALLELIFLAALDTSECLQTAVRPDKGSVVTVSTELPLAQCAVCTISGVNDTQTSCSSSVSLVPEVEVKLLFNCSKPIDQSYTVIITRSIECTKDACNPETEQMSSSILTEFTRNFVWEVKAPEKTAVTLTIYGDELIETSQPCSDGFQYSVAPSKTKNPTQYCRGGTMNQLHLANQGVLSLRVKPKPGSVSVLFKATAGPLKGQKMVVTISPSTTVVLSRDLQESECEACTGDGSSPDCSSTEKTLTSAEKLPVEFSCLRPQDDYSVKIKKAIECTQSSCSFATAEVDPSLFEGFKRILTWDISVPENTVLTLDFPADGLKGISTSENCKNALQYTVSTAKSDGKIGTNSYCKGGTVSHLKLHGATTVTVEVPKGVSVDQTVFSVKAAPRGSRMISVTPDPNTIVIISRVVEGPVCSVCVMEGSEQKCDPQVQQLTDPRNTSVEFKCPQPQNVYSVEINTDCKETICSGNIVQAENMFFPDFNRTFTWDLKVASPRTFQLDFPEPGMRQIPNEETCPDSHTYSLVNYLRSGPVVIGTFCKGGSVTTIVVRFKGRMSLQVPGGEKLDPVDFKISVGPESEIAAVVKVKLPRGVSETNFITPNYPRDFPDMQQMRWNFTVPGMHNYTMRFLRHTNPECLKDDVVVKYEKENDKVTQLTLSDPQPQHQQGNFNMVLKNCETNTTLQGLSLSYRVSVMRSGHPVLCTVDLTKLQGVSLQIEKVGSDPFCEMSIDSKVTEKIHVAAGTKASLSFLDCPNDDVRLTASKVIECQNVMTCPPTTLTVPTLDSCLPIPLHSFRWNVSIPLDGTVDLVSPTGSLQQILPGQECNQSFSLHVAEDDGFSVGDFCWNGMIQKVQVHSNVSITATAQDFKKTSGPFLNVSFSQEISETVIYRVDPSMTSPTLLATPNWPLGMKSLSTVSWIVSVPSQYQAQLVFVNISLPRCEDIHTSLTVKMLGYEEELMSRREDEEMENNLLVPHSFYLNMSNCIPEERHFGIVTKIVLQRKSNLLAIILGLVGALLLLLIVLAVVCCIRKRKKTKTNKESSIYMGKDNIFRPGDRHFTKTRSDNESHVYEYIDDTMVYGHLLSGSTCSDSMQDNYKGMPTDSYQTFMGPTDGAMPAIKEPDPEPKVDHYKTFLDPSDTFIPPRPRTPIGRQDSLGFQDRRMVDNELYTFKSTGDINMIQLSGANHESQETLSDEFL